The nucleotide window atgtatgaagtaaataataattagtaatttaaaaaaattaaaaaaaaacatgtaaaatgtattaaaagttttaataatttacactgaaaggcagatatgacatttgctgcggcgaacgacgacggcggctggcgtacgtgacttcttCCTTTCTAGGCGGCCGAGTGCGGGGAGGTGTAACAGGCCGTGTTCCTCTTTAATCCTCTGTGACTGTTGTTCTATGGAAAATCTACGcacgtgcttcgtgtgagattcgacgcaccccacgccaagatcacgtacggtagccgccgtcgcatcaccacgaacgccattcctgacggtaAGTGTACGTAGTCACGCGGttttcgtgaaaattaaaatatttacaatgcCCACACTTTCACATAATCCACTTGAAGAACTGTTCTTGTATCCCATGTAGGATACCAATGATCTTTCGCACGGTAGAAATGAAGTAATGCCTGTAAGAATTAATTGcattgatttaaaaatgtctagtatatttttatttaattttgtaaatttttttttttaattttaaaaacaattggaatatttaatatacctTTGATTCAACATTTCGCCAAGGTTTAACATATCCGCCGCTTGTAAGGTGATCTCCAAATTCGTTAACGCCTCCAACAGCTACGCCCAAAGTCAAATACGACTGCACAATAAATGACACAAAATTCTCAGCATCAGActtagtaaaattatataaactatACAAGACtacgttcaaaaaaaaaaaaaaaaaaaccaatataaaaatataatacaatcaATACCGGTTTTCCATACGATCCGTCGACTGTTTGCTCCCCATATTCCACATTGTCAACTTTTACTGTAACAAGCCCGCTCTTCCATTCGATTACAAAGGTATGAAAATCATTTGACCACAGCGTACTTGACCGTCTCTTGGGTAGTGCCGCGAGATTCTGTGTATTATTACGGCCTATGAGTTTGGTAAATCCACCAGCAGTTAGTATACGTCCATTGACAATTTTGCCGTTAGAAGTACTCAGCTCTTCATTGCCCACCGAAGATGCAATTCTAATCTCACGACTTATATCCATTTGCAACATATTCTCAGGGCTCTCCAGCATTATcactataaaatatttataacgatCAGGAtcgtaaacaaaattaataaatataaaatcataaaaaactTACATGGATACACCCAATCGCCATGTGGTAATTTGGCTCTTATTTCAATACGtccgaataaaaattcaaattttccCTTTGTATTAATACGTCCAGAAATTATAGGAGGCAGGATGTAAAAGCCAGAGGCATAACGTTCGCACACATTTGTACCAGGTTGGCCCGAGCAGCtaagaaaaaatgtaattaaattgaattctttattttaatttattttccaatttaaaTGATCTGTATACTTTTCTAGAATCAATGTTCCCTGCGAGATGAAATTACTGTCGTGTTTAGATTCAAGCAGTATTGGACTAATACGTAGCTTTCCCTCGTTTACATCCGTGACATCGTTAGTTATGTAGACAACAAATTCTTCatcctaatattaaaaaagcatGATAGTTTAATCAGTGATTAAAATTGTTCTgaaaaaaacgtttattacGCACGTACCGGAGAA belongs to Cardiocondyla obscurior isolate alpha-2009 linkage group LG28, Cobs3.1, whole genome shotgun sequence and includes:
- the LOC139112307 gene encoding gram-negative bacteria-binding protein 1-2, encoding MIKHFSFAKWFLLITFLINISENYAVYRPPSATVQPLHPTGLRVSIPDEDGITLVAFHIKFNEDFDGLEAGHIAKDILKVRNEQWTYEDRRTQLKRDDIIYYWIHVVYQGLGYNLIDQSHRVIDFYTYAGALVPQSIENVQNCVTKSATWIFENGKRRQACSGELIFEDNFDDLNTTNWNTLNRMSTSPDEEFVVYITNDVTDVNEGKLRISPILLESKHDSNFISQGTLILENCSGQPGTNVCERYASGFYILPPIISGRINTKGKFEFLFGRIEIRAKLPHGDWVYPLIMLESPENMLQMDISREIRIASSVGNEELSTSNGKIVNGRILTAGGFTKLIGRNNTQNLAALPKRRSSTLWSNDFHTFVIEWKSGLVTVKVDNVEYGEQTVDGSYGKPSYLTLGVAVGGVNEFGDHLTSGGYVKPWRNVESKALLHFYRAKDHWYPTWDTRTVLQVDYVKVWAL